One region of Drosophila teissieri strain GT53w chromosome 2L, Prin_Dtei_1.1, whole genome shotgun sequence genomic DNA includes:
- the LOC122618111 gene encoding uncharacterized protein LOC122618111, which translates to MASSTSSARGNNKAATTNTTTATATAPVSTATASSAAVSGSGATSAAAPASAPPAVTLSELIGQQLKHLNSDELLHKDELQLLLLITPVQRQKLSRNLEDGDLEASTSAAPLSRPENGEEDDDLIGAVGGLGISSPTTTKEPVLDFRPHVLKWFQHLRHQTGHFKSEEESRRLREAGNDSYRKERHPLKASDLFTEAIFLAPARNTLAAALAHANRSLVLFDCGLYAESYDDCLCALDLGYPEEYLPLIKLRQAACALKLRNFALCEEHLHELLHIELNQVFEARTHELWHQCEVLKVERFEMAVQTGDDLDTNDSKAFEIAWLDNSSSLHTTRAVAKNALIFESEAVAMVPSGNCRVCDYCGITQFIPFPCIYCSNRLVVYCSRQCRFKHAAIHAVECFGHQIELFESFGDVFGMPRLLQLAFRMLITGLPELLGHCRKKPTLSKLWSAINGGMQERQDIAYSAVLRLERLKEERPTDTVIALALAAHILSIYLSKCTTFFDQLEKSLPTASRMSSAEWELLCAALLMRHIGQLRHRSLTACRSFVLPADPHVFSPLNEFQLWAAPMRLQEGHLHLLAGEVAVVSYSVYPDTLNLCRHSCSSTICAKFSGRKVTALALLDLPAGSGIYNCFAGGNFQQLPREERTKQLVESGIRCHCNACQLTHSDDQFHKFHRYRCDNPNCMEIFTPNDLPHAPSLRWWLSEEYTQPEFNGADLIMCPHCGEYQKLEWFWAFTTSLIDCELIEERCKLYAAIERAENQLMDLHECKVALARLLLEQCLMVHREGATVLDDWEFNKLGSILRSVLPSVMAQYGGQSIEYVKYFSYFWDVMALSNYKCNDRELMQMLNALEFIADEFKDIFINYYEDYIAPKFAEESYGSVVDTQV; encoded by the exons ATGGCCTCCTCCACATCCTCTGCGCGTGGGAACAACAAAGCagccaccaccaacaccaccacagccaccgccaccgctcccgtctccaccgccaccgcctcgTCTGCTGccgtttccggttccggtGCCACCTCCGCGGCTGCTCCTGCCTCCGCTCCGCCAGCTGTGACCCTAAGCGAACTGATTGGGCAGCAGCTCAAGCACCTGAACTCCGATGAGCTGCTGCACAAGGacgagctgcagctgctcctgctcatAACGCCTGTGCAACGCCAGAAATTGAGCCGCAACCTGGAGGATGGCGATCTGGAGGCCAGCACGTCGGCGGCGCCACTTTCGCGTCCCGAAAACGGCGAGGAGGATGACGACCTGATTGGGGCGGTGGGCGGACTGGGTATTTCGTCCCCAACTACGACCAAGGAGCCGGTGCTGGATTTTAG GCCACACGTACTCAAATGGTTTCAACATCTGCGCCACCAAACGGGCCACTTCAAGTCGGAGGAGGAGTCCCGTCGTCTGCGGGAGGCTGGAAACGATTCGTACCGCAAGGAGCGGCATCCGCTCAAGGCCAGCGATCTCTTCACGGAGGCCATTTTCCTGGCCCCGGCCCGGAACACGCTAGCAGCCGCCCTGGCCCACGCCAATCGCTCCCTCGTCCTCTTCGATTGCGGCCTATACGCG GAATCCTACGACGACTGCCTGTGCGCCCTGGATCTGGGCTATCCGGAGGAGTACTTGCCACTGATTAAGCTGCGCCAAGCCGCCTGTGCCTTAAAACTGCGTAACTTTGCGCTCTGCGAGGAGCATCTGCACGAGCTCCTGCACATTGAACTGAACCAGGTGTTCGAAGCGAGGACCCACGAGCTCTGGCACCAGTGCGAGGTGCTCAAGGTGGAGCGCTTCGAGATGGCCGTACAGACGGGCGATGATCTGGATACCAACGATTCGAAAGCCTTTGAAAT aGCCTGGTTGGACAACTCCTCGTCGCTGCACACAACCAGGGCGGTGGCCAAGAACGCGCTCATTTTCGAATCGGAAGCGGTGGCCATGGTGCCGAGTGGCAATTGCCGGGTGTGCGACTACTGCGGAATCACTCAGTTCATTCCCTTTCCCTGCATTTACTGCTCCAACCGCCTGGTGGTCTATTGTTCCCGACAGTGCCGCTTCAAGCATGCGGCGATCCATGCGGTGGAGTGCTTTGGCCACCAGATCGAGCTGTTCGAGTCCTTTGGCGATGTTTTCGGAATGCCGCGACTCCTGCAGCTGGCCTTCAGGATGCTGATCACAGGACTGCCGGAGCTGTTGGGCCATTGCCGAAAGAAACCGACGCTAAGCAAGCTTTGGTCGGCCATCAATGGGGGAATGCAGGAGCGTCAGGATATCGCCTACAGTGCTGTGCTGCGATTGGAGCGTTTGAAGGAGGAGCGACCCACGGACACGGTGATCGCATTGGCCCTGGCCGCCCACATCCTGTCCATTTACCTGAGCAAGTGCACCACGTTCTTCGACCAGCTGGAGAAGAGTCTGCCCACGGCCTCCCGCATGTCGAGTGCCGAATGGGAGCTGCTGTGTGCCGCTCTACTGATGCGTCACATTGGCCAGCTGCGCCACAGATCGCTCACTGCCTGCCGATCCTTCGTCCTGCCCGCTGATCCGCACGTCTTCTCGCCACTCAACGAATTCCAGCTATGGGCCGCTCCCATGCGCCTCCAGGAGGGCCACCTCCATCTGCTGGCCGGCGAGGTGGCTGTCGTGTCGTACTCTGTCTACCCGGATACTCTGAACTTGTGCCGCCACAGTTGTTCCTCCACGATCTGCGCCAAGTTCTCCGGCCGCAAGGTCACCGCGCTGGCCCTTTTGGATCTGCCGGCGGGCTCGGGCATCTACAACTGCTTCGCCGGAGGTAACTTTCAGCAATTACCCCGGGAGGAGCGCACAAAACAGCTCGTGGAGAGCGGCATCAGGTGTCACTGCAACGCCTGCCAGCTCACGCACTCGGATGATCAGTTC CATAAGTTTCATCGCTACCGTTGTGATAACCCAAACTGTATGGAGATCTTCACACCCAACGATCTGCCCCATGCGCCAAGTCTGCGGTGGTGGCTGTCCGAGGAGTACACCCAGCCGGAGTTCAATGGCGCCGACCTGATCATGTGTCCCCATTGCGGCGAGTACCAGAAACTGGAGTGGTTCTGGGCCTTCACCACGTCGCTCATCGATTGTGAACTAATCGAGGAGAGGTGCAAACTGTACGCGGCCATCGAGCGGGCCGAGAACCAACTGATGGATCTGCACGAGTGCAAGGTGGCTCTGGCCAGGCTGCTTCTGGAGCAGTGCCTCATGGTGCACCGCG AGGGGGCCACAGTCCTGGACGACTGGGAGTTCAACAAACTGGGGTCCATCCTGCGATCCGTGCTGCCCAGCGTGATGGCCCAGTACGGCGGACAGTCGATCGAGTACGTGAAGTACTTCTCCTACTTCTGGGATGTGATGGCGCTGAGCAACTACAAGTGCAACGATCGGGAGCTGATGCAAATGCTAAATGCTTTGGAGTTCATAGCCGACGAGTTCAAGGATATATTCATCAACTACTACGAGGATTACATTGCGCCCAAATTTGCTGAAGAGTCCTATGGCAGTGTCGTAGATACGCAAGTTTAG
- the LOC122625802 gene encoding DNA polymerase delta subunit 3, with product MSLKKALDDCMIDFDSCVLVSDLLEEYKLSYKEVNDVLEAYIKDQEPATKFEKRFLVHGKRKKKGSDSGEDLYSVVMESKVQDWLAKVQDAESQLYSVKIAGGAKAPAAIFKPMQHLEVKLAKVEQRPGAEKSAPSANGGAPNNGVKSEPIKSESSKSVAKLEPSKSSLKSEPLKPVAEKSVGAKGKSSPETQKTSPKDQASKAKPAVAKKGSINSFFTAASSKPKDVKETPSKPASGTMDNFFKKQPAGAKKSPPEKEDKSKKEASTSNKKEASKKTAISPTKKPSTANTSMQLFDEESASSDEEEKLDMLRRKVIESDNESDPEKASTSKRRRISDSEDEEQPPKKTADEEVISVDEKMDSEPASETYLDEDGFVITQRKPTKAQPVKKKVSPKAAAPVNKKKSPPAAAKAGKDAPKTKQAGIMNFFSKK from the coding sequence ATGTCGCTTAAAAAGGCTCTCGACGATTGTATGATTGATTTCGACAGCTGTGTGCTGGTCAGCGATCTTCTGGAGGAGTACAAGCTGTCCTACAAGGAGGTGAACGATGTGCTGGAAGCCTACATCAAAGATCAGGAACCTGCCACTAAATTCGAGAAGAGGTTTCTGGTCCATGGCAAGCGCAAGAAGAAAGGATCCGATTCCGGGGAGGATCTGTACTCTGTGGTGATGGAGAGCAAGGTGCAGGATTGGCTGGCCAAAGTCCAGGATGCGGAGTCCCAGCTTTATAGTGTGAAAATTGCCGGTGGCGCCAAAGCGCCGGCCGCGATTTTTAAGCCCATGCAGCATTTGGAGGTGAAGTTGGCCAAGGTGGAGCAGCGTCCTGGAGCGGAAAAGAGTGCGCCCAGTGCAAATGGAGGTGCCCCCAACAATGGAGTAAAGTCCGAACCCATTAAATCGGAGTCATCCAAGTCTGTTGCTAAGTTAGAACCCTCAAAATCGTCACTTAAATCAGAGCCATTGAAGCCAGTGGCAGAGAAGTCAGTAGGCGCCAAGGGCAAGTCCTCTCCAGAGACTCAGAAGACCTCGCCCAAGGATCAGGCCTCTAAGGCCAAGCCTGCAGTGGCCAAAAAGGGTAGCATTAATAGCTTCTTCACAGCGGCGTCCAGCAAACCAAAGGATGTCAAGGAAACGCCCAGCAAACCGGCTTCCGGCACCATGGACAACTTCTTCAAGAAGCAACCTGCAGGAGCAAAGAAGTCGCCACCGGAAAAAGAAGATAAATCCAAGAAAGAGGCTTCCACTTCAAATAAGAAGGAAGCCTCGAAGAAGACGGCCATTAGTCCAACCAAAAAGCCCTCAACCGCAAACACCTCCATGCAACTGTTCGACGAGGAGAGCGCCTCCTCTGACGAGGAGGAAAAGCTGGACATGCTCCGGCGAAAGGTGATCGAATCGGACAACGAATCCGATCCGGAGAAGGCCTCGACCTCCAAGCGACGACGAATCAGCGACTctgaggacgaggagcagcCACCCAAGAAGACCGCCGATGAAGAAGTCATCTCGGTGGACGAGAAAATGGATTCGGAACCGGCCAGTGAAACCTATCTGGACGAAGATGGCTTCGTTATCACGCAGCGAAAACCTACAAAAGCCCAGCCAGTCAAGAAAAAGGTTTCGCCAAAGGCTGCAGCCCCCGTCAACAAAAAGAAATCGCCTCCTGCAGCCGCCAAAGCTGGAAAAGATGCgccgaaaaccaaacaagcCGGCATCATGAACTTTTTTTCCAAGAAGTAA
- the LOC122617325 gene encoding protein UXT, producing MQINPKTHAEAKIKNEQDANQARITQIEEFINDVLKEDLRQLEKCIGQFNEEIMEYVQLKNTLQTFDTHLPDGYKTQVNIGSNVFMQARVRKMDSILVNVGKDVYLEMSIPEAERFSDTRVKILTKQSDVLREESVKKRAQIKMSLIAISERAKLIQQDETK from the exons atgcaaataaatccaaaaaccCACGCAGAAGCGAAGATAAAAAACGA GCAGGATGCGAATCAGGCGCGCATCACCCAAATCGAGGAGTTCATCAACGATGTGCTGAAAGAGGACCTCAGACAGCTGGAAAAGTGCATCGGACAGTTCAACGAGGAGATCATGGAGTACGTGCAGCTGAAGAACACCCTCCAGACCTTCGACACCCACCTACCAGATGGCTACAAAACGCAAGTCAACATCGGCAGCAACGTATTCATGCAAGCGCGCGTCCGGAAAATGGACAGCATTCTGGTCAATGTGGGCAAAGATGTGTACCTGGAGATGAGCATTCCGGAGGCGGAACGCTTCAGCGACACCCGCGTCAAGATCTTGACCAAGCAATCCGATGTCCTGCGCGAAGAAAGCGTCAAGAAAAGGGCCCAAATCAAAATGTCACTAATAGCAATCAGTGAAAGGGCCAAACTAATTCAACAGGATGAGACCAAATAG
- the LOC122617301 gene encoding golgin IMH1 isoform X5, which yields MNTDPSPSDCPHRQQLEHTLLHCQTEADILQATRDNYLSIIDEFKRDLEELTEQVEQQQLQHSSQASQSCPEPELHFVDPPRINCELEIQNEHLACQIQGLQDNLKDRDNQINQLQSMIKSYSDFSENNRLKGEIHDLKLKNCDLSRQLRELSSLMRNQEDQRVELCTKYENLTSSFEDQCQELKGAKRKAQSLQSRLDQVEQLQDELRTERKMLREEVIALKEKEAVSAGRERALQEQQKIGHLEVEKMRNHIRNMQDHLQLDDIRHRESVQRMNETTECLREELRTISDNCQQMQIRLKQQTEVNQQQEQIIDSFRKWKDAQVRADEAMRHCAKRAEEHIHMLLEENRSLAEDYRILFRDNQLLEKEMKRVKQAVNYASSSAMSCPPPTSGGQTNAEAVNTMARRLQNLTSTSQRISNQNRTLNDQYCNPLISRSASGIGQPVAQSTLRPSGSSED from the exons ATG AACACAGACCCCAGCCCCTCCGACTGCCCCCATCGCCAGCAGTTGGAGCACACGCTGCTCCACTGCCAGACCGAAGCGGACATACTCCAGGCCACCCGGGACAATTACCTCAGCATCATCGATGAGTTCAAAAGGGATCTCGAGGAGCTGACCGAAcaggtggagcagcagcagctgcagcacagCTCACAAGCCAGCCAATCCTGCCCAGAACCCGAGCTCCACTTTGTGGATCCGCCCCGGATCAACTGTGAACTAGAGATACAA AACGAACACCTTGCCTGCCAAATCCAAGGACTGCAGGACAATCTAAAGGATCGAGATAACCAAATCAACCAGCTGCAGTCCATGATCAAGAGCTACTCCGACTTCAGCGAAAACAATCGGCTTAAAGGAGAGATACATGACCTCAAGCTGAAGAATT GTGATCTATCCCGCCAATTGCGGGAACTCTCTTCCCTGATGAGAAACCAAGAAGACCAACGCGTGGAGCTGTGCACGAAGTACGAGAACCTGACGTCCAGCTTCGAGGATCAGTGCCAGGAACTCAAGGGAGCCAAGAGGAAGGCGCAGAGTCTGCAATCGCGACTGGATcaggtggagcagctgcaggatgAGCTTAGAACAGAG CGCAAAATGCTGCGAGAGGAGGTAATCGCCTTGAAGGAGAAGGAGGCCGTGTCAGCGGGACGCGAGCGGGCACTGCAAGAGCAGCAAAAGATTGGCCACTTGGAGGTGGAGAAGATGCGCAACCACATTCGGAACATGCAGGACCATCTGCAGTTGGATGACATCCGGCATCGCGAAAGTGTCCAGCGGATGAATGAGACAACTGAGTGTCTGCGGGAGGAGTTGCGCACCATTTCAGACAATTGCCAACAAATGCAGATCCGCCTGAA GCAACAGACCGAAGtcaaccagcagcaggagcagatcATCGACTCCTTCCGAAAGTGGAAGGACGCCCAGGTGAGGGCCGACGAGGCGATGCGTCATTGCGCCAAGCGGGCCGAggaacacatacacatgctgctggaggagaacCGGTCGTTGGCCGAGGACTACCGCATTCTCTTCCGGGACAACCAGCTCTTGGAGAAGGAGATGAAACGAGTAAAGCAGGCGGTCAACTACGCGTCCAGTTCCGCGATGAGTTGTCCACCTCCGACGAGTGGCGGGCAGACCAATGCCGAGGCGGTAAACACA ATGGCCAGGCGATTGCAGAACTTGACCAGCACATCCCAGCGCATTTCTAACCAGAATCGGACTCTCAACGATCAGTACTGCAACCCCTTGATCTCACGAAGCGCATCTGGAATAGGGCAGCCGGTGGCCCAATCTACACTGCGGCCTTCTGGATCGTCTGAGGATTAG